The proteins below are encoded in one region of Prevotella melaninogenica ATCC 25845:
- a CDS encoding adenylosuccinate synthase, which yields MNTGKVDVLLGLQWGDEGKGKVVDVLTPRYDVVARFQGGPNAGHTLEFEGQKYVLRSIPSGIFQGGKVNIIGNGVVLAPDLFMGEAKDLEKSGHPLKERLHISKKAHLIMPTHRILDRAYEAAKGKDKVGTTGKGIGPTYTDKISRNGLRVGDILCDFEQKYAAHKDRHMKMLAALGWTDFEGLEETEKLWMEGIAYMKEFKFVDSENEINRLLRESKHILCEGAQGTMLDVDFGSYPFVTSSNTICAGACTGLGIGPNKVGNVYGIMKAYCTRVGSGPFPTELFDETGKTIRDLGHEYGAVTGRERRCGWIDLVQLRYSVMVNGVTELIMMKSDVLDSFETIKACVAYELPDGTETEDFPYEIDNVKPIYKDFRGWKKDMTKCKSQDEFPEEFREYVAFLENYLETRIGIISVGPDREQTIVL from the coding sequence ATGAACACAGGTAAAGTAGACGTCCTGTTGGGTCTCCAATGGGGTGATGAAGGAAAAGGTAAGGTTGTAGACGTACTCACACCACGCTACGATGTAGTAGCTCGTTTCCAAGGAGGTCCGAACGCAGGACACACTCTTGAGTTCGAAGGTCAGAAGTACGTGCTGCGTTCTATACCATCTGGCATCTTCCAAGGTGGCAAAGTTAACATCATTGGCAATGGAGTTGTTTTAGCTCCAGATCTCTTTATGGGTGAAGCAAAAGACCTTGAGAAGAGTGGACATCCCCTAAAGGAGCGTTTACATATCTCAAAGAAAGCCCACCTTATCATGCCAACACATCGTATCCTCGACCGCGCTTACGAAGCAGCAAAGGGTAAAGATAAGGTTGGAACTACTGGCAAGGGTATTGGTCCTACTTATACTGATAAGATCAGTCGAAATGGTTTACGTGTTGGTGATATCCTCTGTGACTTCGAACAAAAGTATGCTGCTCATAAGGATCGTCATATGAAAATGCTTGCAGCACTTGGTTGGACAGACTTTGAAGGCTTAGAAGAGACTGAGAAGCTTTGGATGGAAGGCATAGCATATATGAAGGAGTTTAAGTTTGTTGATTCTGAAAATGAAATCAACCGCCTCCTTCGTGAAAGTAAGCATATTCTTTGCGAAGGTGCACAAGGAACAATGTTAGACGTAGACTTTGGTTCTTATCCTTTCGTAACTTCTTCAAATACAATTTGTGCAGGTGCTTGTACTGGACTTGGTATTGGTCCTAATAAGGTGGGTAATGTCTATGGTATCATGAAGGCTTACTGTACTCGTGTCGGCTCTGGACCATTCCCAACAGAATTATTTGACGAGACCGGAAAGACGATTCGTGATCTCGGCCATGAGTATGGAGCTGTTACCGGACGTGAGCGCCGTTGTGGTTGGATTGACCTTGTTCAGCTTCGCTACTCTGTAATGGTAAATGGTGTGACTGAGCTTATTATGATGAAGAGTGATGTTCTTGATAGCTTCGAAACTATCAAGGCATGCGTTGCATACGAGTTGCCAGATGGTACAGAGACAGAGGACTTCCCTTACGAGATTGATAATGTGAAACCAATCTACAAGGATTTCCGCGGTTGGAAGAAAGATATGACAAAATGTAAGTCACAGGATGAATTCCCAGAGGAGTTCCGTGAGTATGTAGCTTTCCTTGAGAACTATCTTGAGACCCGCATTGGTATTATCTCTGTTGGTCCTGACCGCGAACAAACGATCGTTTTATAA
- the hisS gene encoding histidine--tRNA ligase, with translation MANKPSIPKGTRDFGPDEMAKRNYIFDTIKRVYALYGFQQIETPSMETLQTLMGKYGEEGDKLLFKILNSGDYLKAVSDEELKERNTLKMQTKLCEKGLRYDLTVPFARYVVMHRDELQLPFKRYQIQPVWRADRPQKGRYREFYQCDADVVGSDSLLNEVELMQIIDTVFTEFGIRVQIKINNRKILTGIAEVIGEKDKIVDITVAIDKLDKIGLDNVNEELRNNGISEEAIEKLQPIIKLEGTNEEKLDVIAEVLKESETGLKGVEETRFILETLKGSGLNNEIQLDLTLARGLNYYTGAIFEVKALDVQIGSITGGGRYDNLTGIFGMPGISGVGISFGADRIYDVLNTLDLYPKESVQGTQLLFINFGEKETAYCLPIVAAARRAGIRTEMFPDKAKMKKQMSYANAKNIGFVALAGETEMQEGKITLKNMTTGEQELVKPEEIISRF, from the coding sequence ATGGCAAACAAACCTTCCATCCCAAAGGGTACCCGTGACTTCGGTCCAGATGAGATGGCAAAACGAAATTACATATTTGATACCATCAAGCGTGTTTACGCTCTCTATGGCTTTCAGCAGATAGAGACACCTTCTATGGAGACTTTACAGACGTTGATGGGTAAGTATGGTGAAGAAGGAGATAAACTTCTTTTTAAGATTTTGAATTCAGGAGATTACTTGAAGGCTGTTAGCGATGAAGAACTTAAGGAGCGCAATACACTAAAGATGCAGACAAAACTCTGCGAAAAGGGATTGCGTTATGACCTTACAGTACCTTTTGCTCGCTACGTGGTGATGCATCGTGATGAGTTGCAGCTACCTTTCAAGCGTTACCAAATACAGCCAGTTTGGCGTGCAGACCGTCCACAGAAGGGTCGTTATCGTGAGTTCTATCAGTGTGATGCCGATGTAGTAGGCTCTGACTCATTACTAAACGAGGTGGAGTTAATGCAGATTATTGACACTGTATTTACAGAGTTTGGCATTCGCGTACAGATAAAGATTAACAATAGAAAGATTCTCACAGGTATAGCTGAAGTAATTGGTGAGAAGGATAAAATTGTTGACATCACAGTTGCTATCGACAAACTTGATAAGATAGGACTTGATAATGTAAACGAAGAACTGCGTAATAATGGAATCTCTGAAGAAGCAATAGAGAAGTTGCAACCTATCATTAAGTTAGAAGGAACCAATGAAGAGAAACTTGATGTTATTGCAGAAGTCTTGAAGGAGAGTGAAACTGGACTAAAAGGTGTTGAAGAAACGCGTTTTATCCTTGAAACATTGAAGGGTTCTGGACTAAACAATGAGATACAGCTCGACCTTACTTTGGCACGTGGATTAAACTATTACACAGGTGCTATCTTTGAGGTTAAGGCCCTTGATGTACAGATTGGTTCTATCACAGGTGGTGGACGTTATGACAACCTAACTGGTATCTTTGGTATGCCAGGTATCTCTGGTGTCGGAATTAGCTTTGGTGCTGACCGCATTTATGATGTTCTAAATACGCTCGACCTCTATCCAAAGGAGAGCGTACAGGGTACACAGCTTCTCTTTATTAACTTCGGAGAGAAGGAAACAGCCTACTGTCTGCCAATTGTTGCAGCTGCACGTAGGGCTGGTATTCGCACTGAAATGTTCCCTGACAAGGCTAAAATGAAGAAACAAATGAGCTATGCCAATGCAAAGAACATTGGTTTTGTTGCCCTTGCAGGTGAAACTGAAATGCAAGAAGGTAAGATAACACTAAAGAATATGACTACTGGCGAACAGGAACTTGTAAAGCCAGAGGAGATTATTAGTAGATTTTAG
- a CDS encoding XAC2610-related protein codes for MKRILILCFIVLGWLHSAFGQVTFNIDGFSKQYYGKVYFSDTSAISSAGWVEVYDRATKKKLIHVDANELSFDLHDGEIMANIAEIPYGEYSVLLYEDYNFDGIKDFAIMDGFNSCYGGPSFQIFLASEKDFVYNEGFTELAQNNCGMFVVDAKNKVISTMTKSGCCWHQYSDYIVENNHPKLISTHTEDCQRAPLCTVTTEEWKGRKIIKTVVNTINLKSELIKGYFKFHIDKENKDVILYNLDNYLLYYVILDAKKNVEFYYPNDMSHQTSNFKYDKKNGKITFKNKDANYTIYDKSGNIGIDITYKGKTHRWKGNAKSRRGSIGKLLKGSLDNVVYQ; via the coding sequence ATGAAACGAATCCTTATTCTTTGCTTTATAGTATTAGGTTGGTTACATTCAGCCTTTGGTCAAGTAACATTCAACATTGATGGCTTTTCCAAACAATACTATGGTAAGGTTTATTTCTCTGACACATCAGCTATTTCTTCTGCTGGTTGGGTTGAAGTTTATGACCGTGCCACAAAAAAGAAGCTTATTCATGTTGATGCCAATGAACTATCATTTGACCTTCATGATGGAGAAATTATGGCAAACATAGCCGAGATTCCTTATGGAGAATATAGTGTTTTGCTCTATGAAGACTATAATTTTGATGGAATAAAAGACTTTGCTATTATGGATGGATTCAACAGTTGCTATGGTGGACCATCCTTTCAAATATTTTTAGCATCGGAAAAAGACTTTGTTTATAATGAAGGTTTCACTGAATTAGCACAAAATAATTGCGGCATGTTTGTGGTTGATGCTAAAAACAAAGTTATATCTACAATGACGAAAAGTGGTTGTTGCTGGCACCAGTACTCAGATTATATTGTAGAAAACAACCACCCAAAGCTAATCAGCACGCACACTGAAGACTGTCAAAGAGCCCCTCTTTGTACTGTAACTACAGAAGAGTGGAAAGGACGAAAAATTATAAAGACAGTCGTCAATACCATTAACCTTAAAAGTGAACTTATCAAAGGTTACTTCAAGTTCCATATTGATAAAGAGAACAAAGACGTTATCCTTTATAACTTAGACAATTATTTGCTTTATTATGTAATTCTTGATGCTAAAAAGAATGTGGAATTTTACTATCCAAATGACATGTCTCACCAGACATCAAACTTTAAATATGATAAGAAAAATGGTAAGATAACTTTCAAAAACAAGGATGCAAACTATACAATTTATGACAAGTCTGGAAATATAGGTATTGATATTACTTACAAAGGTAAAACTCATCGGTGGAAAGGTAACGCAAAAAGTCGTCGAGGTAGCATAGGAAAACTATTAAAAGGCAGCTTAGATAATGTTGTATATCAATAG
- a CDS encoding endonuclease/exonuclease/phosphatase family protein, whose protein sequence is MNKLTTLFLALLLSCSLSAQRLYVGTYNIRYNNPNDEKEGNAWTQRCSHLCDFINFEQPEIFGTQEVLVDQLHDLMKGLDSYGYIGVGRDDGKEKGEYAAIFYKKNQLSLLDSGNFWLSPTPERASLGWDAACIRICTWGKFQDKVSGKQFYFFNAHMDHVGTVARRESARLILKRINQLSKGLPTILTGDFNVDQTDEIYQIFSNSGVLRDCYTNALQRMTPTGTWNDFMQDSRSKSRIDHIFVSSDFKYCCPIKIS, encoded by the coding sequence ATGAATAAACTAACAACACTATTCCTTGCATTGCTACTGAGCTGTAGCCTTTCGGCTCAACGACTCTATGTAGGCACTTATAATATCCGTTATAACAACCCAAATGATGAAAAAGAAGGCAATGCATGGACACAACGTTGTTCACATTTGTGTGACTTCATCAATTTTGAACAGCCAGAAATATTTGGTACACAAGAGGTACTTGTAGACCAACTACATGATTTAATGAAAGGATTAGATAGTTATGGTTATATTGGTGTTGGACGAGACGATGGTAAAGAAAAAGGAGAATACGCAGCAATCTTTTATAAAAAAAATCAACTTAGTTTATTAGATAGTGGTAATTTCTGGCTCTCTCCTACTCCTGAAAGAGCTTCTTTGGGATGGGATGCAGCGTGTATTCGTATTTGCACATGGGGAAAATTTCAAGACAAGGTATCGGGTAAGCAATTTTATTTCTTCAATGCTCACATGGACCATGTGGGTACTGTGGCACGGAGAGAGAGTGCTCGATTAATTTTAAAACGCATTAATCAGTTATCAAAAGGGTTACCTACAATTCTGACGGGCGATTTTAATGTAGACCAAACAGATGAAATCTATCAAATATTCTCTAACTCTGGAGTTCTACGTGATTGTTACACCAACGCTCTACAACGCATGACACCTACTGGAACATGGAATGACTTTATGCAGGATAGTCGCAGTAAATCCCGAATTGACCATATTTTCGTTTCTTCTGATTTTAAATATTGCTGTCCGATAAAAATAAGCTGA